One window of the Actinomyces procaprae genome contains the following:
- a CDS encoding Rossmann-like and DUF2520 domain-containing protein, whose product MNPDTPADHESTRTPSTHSPRPGRLGVGIIGAGRVGAVLGSALRSVDHQIIGVHAVSASSRERAELLLPGVPILDVEDIVERAELVLLAVPDDALADLVQGLAELGRWQPGQLVVHTSGAYGVGVLEPARRCGAIPLAIHPAMTFGGFSTDVARLIGCPMAVTAPAAVLPIGQALAVELGGEPFVLPEESRPAYHAALAHGANHLVTLVGQAVRILAAAGVEDGAATLAPLLSIALDRALREGEAGLTGPVARGDTGTVRTHLAALTELRDANGRPLDDVVDTYLTLARATVARREATGALGAQQVRALREVLSDHGEDSAGQPPEQII is encoded by the coding sequence ATGAACCCCGACACCCCCGCAGACCACGAATCCACTCGGACGCCGTCGACGCACTCACCGCGCCCCGGCAGGCTCGGCGTCGGCATCATCGGTGCCGGCCGGGTCGGCGCGGTGCTCGGCTCGGCCCTGAGGTCGGTGGACCACCAGATCATCGGCGTGCACGCCGTCTCCGCGTCCTCCCGGGAACGGGCCGAACTGCTCCTTCCCGGTGTTCCCATCCTCGACGTGGAGGACATTGTTGAACGTGCCGAACTGGTGCTCCTGGCGGTCCCCGACGACGCCCTTGCGGACCTGGTACAGGGCCTGGCCGAGCTCGGGCGCTGGCAGCCCGGCCAGCTGGTGGTGCACACCTCCGGCGCCTACGGCGTCGGCGTGCTCGAACCGGCGCGACGCTGCGGCGCCATACCGCTGGCCATCCACCCGGCCATGACCTTCGGCGGCTTCTCCACCGACGTCGCCCGCCTGATCGGCTGCCCCATGGCGGTGACCGCACCCGCCGCCGTCCTGCCCATCGGGCAGGCGCTCGCGGTCGAGCTCGGCGGCGAGCCCTTCGTCCTCCCGGAGGAATCCCGCCCCGCCTACCATGCCGCCCTCGCCCACGGCGCCAACCACCTGGTCACCCTGGTGGGCCAGGCGGTGCGCATCCTGGCCGCCGCCGGCGTGGAGGACGGCGCCGCCACCCTCGCCCCACTGCTGTCCATCGCCCTCGATCGTGCATTGCGCGAGGGCGAGGCCGGCCTGACCGGGCCGGTGGCGCGCGGCGACACCGGCACCGTGCGCACCCACCTGGCGGCCCTGACCGAGCTGCGCGACGCGAATGGCCGCCCGCTGGACGACGTCGTCGACACCTACCTGACGCTCGCCCGGGCAACCGTCGCCCGTCGCGAGGCCACCGGCGCGCTGGGGGCGCAGCAGGTGCGCGCCCTGCGTGAGGTCCTGAGCGACCACGGTGAGGACTCCGCCGGGCAGCCCCCGGAGCAGATCATCTAG
- a CDS encoding DUF3180 family protein, which produces MMRRTRWTTVLACFVGPGVLAWAASDLMLRHRGWVASLTPWGAVVAAAIAAIVLIAGLAVRRLREHEPTWMTPPGAATTAAAAQASARVGAVVGGVYAGGLLVALLNLDSPAMTSLARSAGACLTACALWTAIGLLVEHWCAIGEDDDDDLHPGSSPHGSAA; this is translated from the coding sequence ATGATGCGACGCACGCGCTGGACGACCGTCCTCGCGTGCTTCGTCGGCCCCGGCGTGCTCGCCTGGGCGGCATCCGACCTCATGCTGCGCCACCGCGGCTGGGTCGCCTCGTTGACGCCCTGGGGCGCCGTCGTCGCCGCCGCCATCGCAGCGATCGTGCTGATCGCCGGGCTGGCGGTCCGGCGCCTACGCGAGCACGAACCCACCTGGATGACTCCCCCGGGGGCCGCCACCACCGCGGCTGCGGCACAGGCATCCGCCCGGGTCGGCGCGGTCGTCGGCGGGGTGTACGCCGGCGGGCTCCTCGTCGCGCTGCTCAACCTGGACTCGCCGGCCATGACCTCACTCGCCCGTTCCGCGGGCGCCTGCCTGACCGCATGCGCGCTGTGGACCGCAATCGGCCTGCTCGTGGAGCACTGGTGCGCAATCGGCGAGGACGACGACGATGACCTGCATCCCGGCTCCTCGCCGCACGGCAGCGCCGCCTGA
- the folK gene encoding 2-amino-4-hydroxy-6-hydroxymethyldihydropteridine diphosphokinase — MIALGGNVGGVVPALRTAVNTLRQTEGITVTAVAPLARTAAVTTDGDEQPDYLNTVVLATTTLAPREVLAVCQDLEAAAGRVRTRPQGPRTLDADIITYESVTSADPELTLPHPRAAERAFVLTPWAQADPFAEIGNQSVAALAEVAPDRDGVRWLALDWLDSDHLPALPTGQYVAPPEAQEADEADAPAPVVPAPAQSAAPEPQPSAPAQSAAPEPQPSAPAQPFARHAAEPVATPAAQPEPPATPGFLNGAGYGSVGAASGTGDDEDENVWAAPPNWNDVIGRNGQNR; from the coding sequence GTGATCGCCCTGGGAGGCAACGTCGGCGGCGTCGTCCCCGCCCTGCGCACCGCGGTGAACACGCTGCGGCAGACCGAGGGCATCACCGTGACCGCCGTCGCCCCGCTGGCCCGCACCGCCGCCGTCACCACCGACGGCGACGAGCAGCCCGACTATCTCAACACGGTGGTGCTGGCCACCACCACCCTCGCCCCGCGTGAAGTCCTGGCCGTATGCCAGGACCTGGAGGCCGCCGCGGGGCGCGTGCGCACCCGCCCGCAGGGGCCCCGCACGCTCGACGCGGACATCATCACCTACGAGTCCGTCACCTCCGCCGACCCCGAGCTCACGCTCCCGCACCCGCGTGCCGCCGAGCGCGCATTCGTGCTCACCCCCTGGGCGCAGGCCGATCCCTTCGCCGAGATCGGCAACCAGTCCGTGGCCGCCCTGGCAGAGGTCGCCCCCGACCGCGACGGCGTGCGCTGGCTCGCCCTCGACTGGCTCGACTCCGACCACCTGCCCGCGCTGCCGACCGGGCAGTACGTCGCCCCGCCCGAGGCGCAGGAGGCCGACGAGGCGGACGCCCCCGCACCCGTCGTCCCGGCCCCCGCGCAGTCCGCGGCGCCCGAGCCGCAGCCGTCGGCTCCCGCGCAGTCCGCGGCGCCCGAGCCGCAGCCGTCGGCTCCCGCGCAGCCCTTCGCACGGCACGCGGCGGAACCCGTCGCCACCCCCGCCGCCCAACCCGAGCCGCCGGCCACCCCGGGCTTCCTTAACGGGGCCGGCTACGGCAGCGTCGGTGCAGCAAGCGGAACCGGTGACGATGAGGATGAGAACGTCTGGGCCGCCCCGCCCAACTGGAACGACGTAATCGGCCGCAACGGCCAGAACCGATGA
- the folB gene encoding dihydroneopterin aldolase, which translates to MSTNYASPDRITLKGLSARGYHGLLPFERTEGQLFTADVTVFLGERGTAIAAVTDSVTDAVNYADVAQAVVRIIEGEPVGLIETLAERISDAVLAFPRVTAVEVTVHKPQAPLDVAFDDVSVSIFRDVDSAAERAPESAGVPQPASVAEPVAEPVAAGPAPEAASPVAEPETTAPAAEADADAAEDEAAVAPPPQAEAPTAYGMAAPLTPRPEAAAPEAPAAPVVDAAVPLPAAPAPVVQPPVAAQPTATRRRPPPRPRRSRSRPPRPLRPSPRSTRCPCAPRRPRNS; encoded by the coding sequence ATGAGCACCAACTACGCCAGCCCCGACAGGATCACCCTGAAGGGATTGTCCGCCCGCGGCTACCACGGCCTCCTCCCCTTCGAGCGCACCGAGGGGCAGCTGTTCACGGCGGATGTCACCGTGTTCCTGGGGGAGCGCGGAACCGCCATCGCGGCGGTAACCGACTCGGTGACCGACGCCGTCAACTATGCGGACGTGGCCCAGGCCGTCGTCCGTATCATCGAGGGCGAGCCGGTCGGGCTGATCGAGACACTGGCCGAGCGCATCAGTGACGCCGTGCTCGCCTTCCCGCGCGTCACTGCCGTGGAGGTGACGGTGCACAAGCCCCAGGCGCCGCTGGACGTCGCCTTCGACGACGTGTCCGTAAGCATCTTCCGTGACGTCGACTCCGCGGCGGAGCGGGCCCCCGAGTCCGCTGGCGTCCCGCAGCCCGCCTCAGTGGCGGAGCCGGTCGCGGAGCCGGTTGCGGCCGGCCCCGCGCCGGAAGCCGCATCGCCGGTAGCGGAGCCGGAGACGACGGCCCCGGCCGCGGAGGCGGATGCCGACGCCGCCGAGGACGAGGCCGCCGTCGCCCCACCGCCGCAGGCGGAGGCGCCGACCGCCTACGGCATGGCCGCGCCACTCACCCCCCGGCCCGAGGCCGCAGCTCCGGAAGCACCCGCGGCACCGGTGGTCGATGCGGCGGTCCCGCTCCCCGCGGCACCGGCGCCCGTCGTCCAGCCGCCAGTCGCCGCCCAGCCGACTGCCACCCGGAGGCGCCCTCCGCCGCGCCCGCGCCGGAGTCGCTCGCGGCCCCCGCGCCCCCTGCGCCCCAGCCCCCGGTCGACCCGCTGTCCCTGCGCCCCCAGGCGCCCGCGGAACTCGTGA
- the folP gene encoding dihydropteroate synthase, whose amino-acid sequence MNTIPVAAPAPLPQALTAAAAAGRTLVMGVVNVTPDSFSDGGRWDTTELAVAHGRQLLAQGADILDIGGQSTRPGAAAVTGEEERSRVLPVIRALAEADAVVSVDTLHADTAAAAVAAGARIINDVSGGLADPGMHQVVAQAGVVYICQHWRGDPATMDTLTDYGPGGVVAGVEAELRERLAELAAAGVRAEQIVIDPGLGFAKTHAQSWQLLAATRRLTEDLGHPVLVGASRKRFLAAVTVPEAAADPLARDAATTATTALAAAAGAWAVRVHEVPANRDAVRTASLWKENR is encoded by the coding sequence GTGAACACGATCCCCGTCGCGGCTCCGGCGCCGCTGCCGCAGGCACTCACGGCGGCCGCTGCGGCCGGACGGACCCTGGTGATGGGAGTCGTCAACGTCACCCCGGACTCCTTCTCCGACGGCGGTCGCTGGGACACCACTGAGCTCGCCGTCGCCCACGGCCGTCAGCTGCTGGCGCAGGGCGCGGACATCCTGGACATCGGCGGCCAGTCCACCCGCCCCGGCGCGGCCGCCGTGACCGGGGAGGAGGAGCGCTCCCGTGTGCTGCCGGTCATTCGTGCCCTGGCGGAGGCCGACGCCGTCGTCTCCGTGGACACGCTGCACGCGGACACAGCCGCGGCCGCCGTGGCCGCCGGCGCCCGCATCATCAACGACGTCTCCGGCGGGCTCGCCGACCCCGGCATGCACCAGGTCGTCGCGCAGGCGGGCGTGGTCTACATCTGCCAGCACTGGCGGGGTGACCCCGCAACCATGGACACCCTCACCGACTACGGGCCGGGCGGCGTCGTCGCCGGGGTGGAGGCGGAGCTGCGCGAGCGCCTGGCGGAGCTCGCCGCCGCCGGGGTGCGCGCGGAGCAGATCGTGATCGACCCGGGCCTCGGCTTCGCCAAGACCCACGCCCAGTCCTGGCAGCTGCTGGCCGCCACCCGGCGGCTCACGGAGGACCTGGGGCACCCCGTCCTGGTCGGTGCGTCACGGAAGCGCTTCCTGGCCGCCGTTACCGTACCCGAGGCCGCAGCCGACCCGCTCGCACGCGACGCCGCCACCACCGCCACCACCGCCCTGGCCGCCGCCGCAGGCGCCTGGGCCGTCAGAGTCCACGAGGTCCCGGCCAACCGAGACGCCGTCCGCACCGCTTCCCTCTGGAAGGAAAACCGATGA
- a CDS encoding ATP-binding protein yields MDNVNNPYTPNAGATPEALIGRDGQTKDFSDLLERLKRGRTDQSMIITGLRGVGKTVLLSRFAEIAARAGWEVIEMEASKHDESAFRQMIFAKFRAALLHLSPRRRWGERARHAAAVLSSFMLSVDPEGSIALTWDVPASDGYADNGDLGLDLTDVFLAVGEVAKEKDTGVVILIDEVQFLNKMQLESLIQAVHKSVQKKLPITFVGAGLPQIAELAGDAKSYAERLFTFPRIDSLTEQEARRAIMEPAQAEGVTLTPEAADRAVEITHGYPYFLQELGYQAWIVAKDGRITAEDISTAREAYEAKLDSSFFRVRLDRATPLQTAYMRAMAELGPEPQKASEVASLMKRESSQLGPIRSQLIEMGLLYTPQHGYAAFTVPEFDSFMRRAVPELDVPEIHRRRRRR; encoded by the coding sequence ATGGACAACGTGAACAACCCGTACACGCCCAACGCCGGAGCCACCCCCGAGGCCCTGATAGGACGCGACGGGCAGACCAAGGACTTCTCTGACCTGCTTGAACGCCTGAAGCGCGGACGCACCGACCAGTCCATGATCATCACCGGCCTTCGAGGCGTCGGCAAGACCGTGCTGCTCAGCCGGTTCGCTGAGATCGCAGCGCGAGCGGGCTGGGAGGTCATCGAGATGGAGGCGTCCAAACACGACGAGAGCGCGTTCCGGCAGATGATCTTCGCGAAGTTCCGTGCCGCGCTCCTGCACCTGTCGCCCCGGCGCAGGTGGGGCGAACGCGCTCGACATGCGGCGGCGGTGCTCAGTTCCTTCATGCTGTCCGTGGACCCGGAGGGGAGCATCGCCTTGACCTGGGACGTCCCGGCATCTGATGGATACGCGGACAACGGCGACCTGGGCCTCGACCTGACCGACGTGTTCCTGGCTGTCGGAGAGGTCGCCAAGGAGAAGGACACGGGCGTCGTCATCCTCATCGATGAAGTCCAGTTCCTCAACAAGATGCAGTTGGAGTCCCTGATCCAGGCGGTCCACAAGTCCGTGCAGAAGAAGCTCCCCATCACCTTCGTCGGTGCGGGCCTACCTCAAATCGCCGAGCTCGCCGGTGATGCCAAGTCCTATGCCGAGCGTCTGTTCACATTCCCGCGGATCGACTCGCTGACCGAGCAGGAGGCGCGCCGCGCCATCATGGAACCCGCTCAGGCGGAAGGCGTTACTCTCACGCCCGAAGCGGCGGATCGGGCCGTCGAGATCACCCACGGGTACCCGTACTTCCTGCAAGAGCTGGGCTACCAGGCGTGGATCGTCGCGAAGGATGGTCGGATCACGGCAGAGGACATCTCTACCGCACGCGAGGCCTACGAGGCCAAGCTGGACAGCTCCTTCTTCAGGGTGCGCCTCGACCGAGCCACACCGCTGCAAACGGCGTACATGCGCGCAATGGCCGAGCTGGGCCCGGAGCCCCAGAAGGCCTCCGAGGTCGCGTCCCTTATGAAGCGCGAGTCCTCCCAGCTGGGCCCCATCCGCTCACAGCTCATCGAAATGGGTCTGCTCTACACGCCTCAACACGGGTACGCCGCGTTCACCGTGCCGGAGTTCGACTCCTTCATGCGGCGCGCCGTCCCCGAACTCGATGTGCCTGAGATACATCGCCGACGTCGCCGCAGGTGA
- the folE gene encoding GTP cyclohydrolase I FolE yields MSGYDADGVRRAVRDLLTAIGDDPDRDGLRDTPDRIARALEEMFSGLREDPARHLEMVFDADHQEMVLVRDIPLYSVCEHHLLPFHGVAHVGYIPGEDGRVTGLSKLARLVEGYARRPQVQERLTSQIADAMVERLGVRGVIVVIEAEHLCMSMRGVRKPGANTVTSAVRGVMHNAATRSEAMSLVLGRRA; encoded by the coding sequence GTGAGCGGCTACGACGCCGACGGCGTGCGCCGCGCCGTCCGGGACCTGCTGACCGCCATCGGGGACGACCCGGACCGTGACGGGCTGCGCGACACGCCCGACCGGATCGCCCGGGCCCTGGAGGAGATGTTCTCCGGGCTGCGTGAGGACCCGGCCCGGCACCTGGAGATGGTATTCGACGCCGACCACCAGGAGATGGTGCTGGTGCGGGACATCCCCCTGTACTCGGTGTGCGAGCACCACCTGCTGCCCTTCCACGGGGTCGCCCACGTGGGCTACATCCCCGGTGAGGACGGGCGCGTCACGGGCCTGAGCAAGCTCGCCCGCCTGGTGGAGGGCTACGCCCGCCGCCCGCAGGTCCAGGAGCGGCTCACCTCCCAGATCGCCGACGCCATGGTGGAGCGCCTGGGTGTGCGCGGGGTCATCGTCGTCATCGAGGCCGAGCACCTGTGCATGTCCATGCGCGGCGTGCGCAAGCCCGGTGCCAACACCGTCACCAGTGCGGTGCGCGGCGTCATGCACAATGCCGCAACCCGCTCCGAGGCCATGAGCCTGGTGCTGGGCCGCCGCGCCTGA
- the ftsH gene encoding ATP-dependent zinc metalloprotease FtsH — translation MNDSGQIRVVARSIKQGGRGADKGGSKQGPGRRRAALGNPLLWIAPFVLLVLLGWALLSSASGYRTIDTSEGLAILQDSAGTVESVTVVDGTQRVELDLTADYTSKANRSGETDQNLGRRVQFTYTEAQAGQVNRLVQAANPSGGYNSVVPTTSWWSSLLQLVLPMVVFIGFMWWLLGRMSGDRGGALGFGRSKAKVGSKEMPDVTFDDVAGEDEAVEELEEIREFLSEPQKFQAVGAKIPKGVLLYGPPGTGKTLLARAVAGEAGVPFFSMSGSEFVEMFVGVGASRVRDLFEQAKANAPAIIFVDEIDAVGRHRGSGMGGGHDEREQTLNQLLVEMDGFDATTNVILIAATNRPDVLDPALLRPGRFDRQVSVEAPDMAGRAAILRVHAKGKPMTDDVDLDQVAKRTPGFTGADLANVLNEAALLTARSNAQLIDNRALDEAIDRVIAGPQKRTRVMNDHEKAVTAYHEAGHALCAAASAYSDPVTKVTILPRGKALGYTMVMPADDKYSTTRNELLDQLVYAMGGRAAEEIVFRDPTTGASNDIEKATATARKMVTDYGMTSSVGAVRLGTTENETVLGLNATSRDFSEDVAATVDAEVRALMDAAHREAWEILVRNRDVLEELATQLLEKETLLEKDLEQIFAPVIKQPRRPLWHSDDALVLTDDVAATFASAAQAPDRHAAKAARAASESVGAVDAAADTADDPAEGAGGERSAGAVQQPDSDGRPEEWRQW, via the coding sequence ATGAACGATTCCGGTCAGATCCGCGTGGTGGCGCGCTCCATTAAGCAGGGCGGCCGCGGCGCAGACAAGGGGGGCTCCAAGCAGGGGCCCGGGCGGCGCCGCGCGGCCCTGGGCAACCCGCTGCTGTGGATCGCCCCGTTCGTGCTGCTCGTCCTGCTGGGCTGGGCCCTGCTCAGCTCCGCCAGCGGGTACCGCACGATCGACACCTCCGAGGGTCTGGCGATCCTCCAGGACAGTGCCGGCACCGTCGAGTCCGTGACCGTCGTCGACGGCACCCAGCGCGTAGAGCTCGACCTCACCGCCGACTACACCAGCAAGGCCAACCGCTCCGGGGAGACCGACCAGAACCTCGGCCGCCGCGTCCAGTTCACCTACACCGAGGCGCAGGCCGGGCAGGTCAACCGGCTCGTGCAGGCCGCCAACCCCTCCGGCGGCTACAACTCGGTGGTGCCCACCACCAGCTGGTGGTCCTCCCTGCTGCAACTGGTGCTGCCCATGGTGGTGTTCATCGGCTTCATGTGGTGGCTCCTGGGCCGCATGAGCGGTGACCGCGGCGGCGCCCTGGGCTTCGGGCGGTCCAAGGCCAAGGTGGGCAGCAAGGAGATGCCGGACGTCACCTTCGACGACGTCGCCGGTGAGGACGAGGCCGTGGAGGAGCTGGAGGAGATCCGCGAATTCCTCTCCGAGCCCCAGAAGTTCCAGGCGGTCGGCGCCAAGATCCCCAAGGGGGTGCTGCTGTACGGCCCGCCAGGAACCGGCAAGACCCTGCTGGCCCGCGCCGTCGCCGGGGAGGCCGGGGTGCCCTTCTTCTCCATGTCCGGCTCGGAGTTCGTGGAGATGTTCGTGGGTGTGGGCGCCTCCCGGGTGCGGGACCTGTTCGAGCAGGCGAAGGCGAACGCCCCCGCCATTATCTTCGTCGATGAGATCGACGCCGTCGGCCGCCACCGCGGTTCCGGCATGGGCGGCGGGCACGACGAGCGCGAGCAGACCCTCAACCAGCTGCTGGTGGAGATGGACGGCTTCGACGCCACCACCAACGTCATCCTGATCGCCGCCACCAACCGGCCCGACGTGCTCGACCCGGCCCTGCTGCGGCCCGGCCGCTTCGACCGGCAGGTCTCAGTAGAGGCCCCGGACATGGCCGGCCGCGCCGCCATCCTGCGCGTGCACGCCAAGGGCAAGCCGATGACCGACGACGTCGACCTGGACCAGGTGGCCAAGCGCACGCCCGGCTTCACCGGTGCCGACCTGGCCAACGTCCTCAACGAGGCGGCGCTGCTGACGGCCCGCTCCAACGCGCAGCTGATCGACAACCGCGCCCTGGACGAGGCCATCGACCGTGTCATCGCCGGCCCGCAGAAACGCACCCGCGTCATGAACGACCACGAGAAGGCCGTGACCGCCTACCACGAGGCCGGCCACGCCCTGTGCGCGGCGGCCAGCGCCTACTCCGACCCGGTCACCAAGGTCACCATCCTCCCGCGCGGCAAGGCCTTGGGCTACACCATGGTCATGCCCGCGGATGACAAGTACTCCACCACCCGCAACGAGCTGCTCGACCAGCTGGTCTACGCCATGGGCGGGCGCGCCGCGGAGGAGATCGTCTTCCGCGACCCCACCACCGGCGCCTCCAACGACATTGAGAAGGCCACGGCCACCGCCCGCAAGATGGTCACCGACTACGGCATGACCAGCTCCGTGGGGGCCGTGCGCCTGGGCACCACCGAGAATGAGACCGTCCTGGGCCTGAACGCCACCAGCCGTGACTTCTCCGAGGACGTCGCCGCCACGGTCGACGCCGAGGTGCGCGCCCTCATGGACGCCGCCCACCGCGAGGCCTGGGAGATCCTGGTGCGCAACCGGGACGTGCTGGAGGAGCTCGCCACCCAGCTGCTGGAGAAGGAGACGCTGCTGGAGAAGGACCTGGAGCAGATCTTCGCCCCCGTGATCAAGCAGCCGCGCCGCCCCCTGTGGCACTCCGACGACGCCCTGGTCCTGACCGACGACGTCGCCGCCACCTTCGCCTCCGCCGCGCAGGCGCCCGACCGGCACGCGGCCAAGGCGGCCCGGGCCGCGTCCGAGTCGGTCGGCGCCGTCGACGCGGCCGCCGACACGGCCGACGACCCGGCGGAGGGCGCGGGCGGCGAACGGTCGGCCGGTGCCGTCCAGCAGCCGGACTCCGACGGGCGGCCCGAGGAGTGGCGGCAGTGGTGA